One Thermoplasmata archaeon DNA segment encodes these proteins:
- a CDS encoding FG-GAP-like repeat-containing protein: MKVSGRAGTLTLCLILALHAVPSPLAQDDLSLSVPPVHPHLSETYDATVEVQAGGRFFISFGPEGGIAPMALPGPGAGLSDEAARAVSRAPEWLRSDLAEKLKELAADPLVTTRVALGDFDLDGDPDIFCPSGRDLEYLPNLGTVWRPLYSSERAIEVRINLSRPFPASGDLTGDGQLELAVGTEEGYVFIIEFKEGQVEKGESYQLYDISRCPEVGSRAAPALGDLDGDGDLDAVVGDGAGRVHYFENVGNRSFWDFEKTAASLLFSSIAVPGPAAPELADLDGDGDLDLTVGGGNGILHFFRNIGTRSLLAWAPDDLLVFSGIRASSDAAPSIRDMNGDGRRDLLLAQGQGSCLYYENIGTSTEPAWPIWPFYEYTPVMSYYDPRVYLTRLNFSGATSAYARAILNAEDRIVDELAFAIAHSAVEALRASSPELYIENARSIYENDEYLDYVRVVDLPDRSTVRYIVNESGRARELELPAEIYYWYIVHPKITDELPLYIDPEAPSGSANATAPPPRGKFWRSYIFFSADPEYPPDPPTDANGDGVPDYHYPKTIKPPRLADMLSGIRYLWNCTSYASPPGFDDSGLNNYRPLDWGDHAIERVSNWVSKTLPLNERESGDGERPIQPVRIFHHHNGNCGELQDLTVAAARAALIPAAGVNLLGEDHVWIEFYERGWHQWDNYWSDSGSVIDNFMNYWEGWGRRGGSGIFKWRGDDHCFEVTEQYIPPPSQSIVTVSVRDPLGYPVDGARVFMMSHWLAEQAIPVEGISFPFPAIWNYTDTEGRATFVLAANNFTINVLSKLGTGGREKTYIGEGLNYTFNITLPGRLPWPRPLAVSGPGEGEGLRLEFEFEVFAGEQRPPNPEVGTSSVQPIQTGLSIDLLIVNRSNLELYLSGLDFEAAKHVLNQKSFSWTVSLLSAEEWYLVLASEDTLETAKTVRIRVTVESVPPAPFVTIDYPVPGCVYDTSRPLPVSGRLSQGAGLRALRLSIDDGPAINVTPGADLRNGTWRFDADLSGVPAGPHELCATIEDVLGRVNSSRVVAELDREPPCASIERPAQGQVFDMSSAIVLAGRAVDDLRVSCLLMSLDRNPVVDITSSLNGSLWEVLIPAGGLEGGTHAIRVTALDETGKSGSAGVEFTVVDRIPPELRILQPAELEELELGSEVVLKGEARDVSGIKVLTLEIAGARVDLGGALRGGEWSYVWNSSEAEGPGEVALKVSAVDGAGNSASVSRVFLLADRVSPEVCITSPRSGSFLRIGEEINITGVASDAQGVARLEVRVGELGWRSILGSLRGGVFRHTIETSGLPEGRCNITVRAFDASGNAGIAQTHVWLERPAGARPAGREGWKFIPGTGAPLLLAALAAICLARAMAGGRKMDVVAGPGFGKGEGWK; the protein is encoded by the coding sequence ATGAAGGTGAGCGGAAGAGCTGGTACGCTGACGCTCTGCCTGATTCTGGCCCTCCACGCCGTCCCCTCTCCTCTCGCGCAGGACGACCTCTCCCTCTCGGTGCCGCCCGTCCACCCCCACCTCTCTGAAACCTACGACGCCACGGTGGAGGTCCAGGCGGGCGGGAGGTTCTTCATCTCCTTTGGCCCGGAGGGCGGGATAGCCCCCATGGCCCTTCCGGGGCCGGGTGCGGGGCTCTCCGATGAGGCGGCCCGGGCCGTCTCCCGGGCTCCGGAATGGCTCAGGAGCGACCTCGCGGAGAAACTGAAGGAGCTAGCAGCGGACCCCCTCGTGACGACTCGGGTGGCTCTTGGCGACTTCGACCTCGATGGGGACCCAGACATCTTCTGCCCCTCCGGGAGGGACCTTGAATACCTGCCCAATCTCGGGACGGTCTGGAGGCCCCTCTACTCCAGCGAGCGAGCGATAGAAGTCAGAATAAACCTGAGCCGCCCCTTTCCCGCCTCAGGCGACCTAACGGGCGACGGCCAACTTGAGCTCGCCGTGGGCACCGAGGAGGGCTATGTTTTTATAATCGAGTTCAAAGAGGGACAGGTGGAGAAGGGAGAATCTTACCAGCTCTACGACATCTCCAGATGCCCGGAGGTGGGGAGCCGCGCTGCGCCCGCTCTCGGCGACCTCGACGGCGATGGGGACCTGGACGCCGTCGTCGGGGATGGGGCCGGAAGGGTGCACTACTTCGAGAACGTGGGCAACAGGAGTTTCTGGGACTTTGAGAAGACGGCGGCCTCCCTCCTCTTCTCCTCCATCGCCGTTCCCGGGCCCGCGGCTCCGGAGCTCGCGGACCTCGACGGAGACGGCGACCTGGACCTGACGGTCGGGGGAGGGAATGGAATCCTTCACTTCTTCAGGAACATCGGAACCCGGAGCCTTCTGGCGTGGGCCCCAGACGACCTTCTAGTATTCTCCGGTATCAGGGCCTCTTCGGACGCCGCCCCTTCCATTCGCGATATGAACGGCGACGGCCGAAGGGACCTTCTGCTCGCGCAAGGACAGGGGTCCTGCCTCTACTACGAGAACATCGGAACCTCCACTGAGCCTGCGTGGCCCATATGGCCCTTCTACGAGTACACTCCCGTCATGAGCTACTACGACCCGCGTGTGTACCTGACCCGCCTCAACTTCAGCGGGGCCACGTCGGCCTATGCACGAGCCATCCTTAATGCCGAGGACAGAATCGTTGACGAGCTCGCGTTCGCCATAGCGCACAGCGCGGTGGAGGCCCTGAGGGCGTCGTCTCCGGAGCTGTATATCGAGAACGCCCGCTCAATATACGAGAACGACGAGTATCTCGACTATGTGCGCGTGGTGGACCTCCCCGACCGGTCGACGGTGAGGTACATTGTCAATGAATCGGGCCGGGCGAGGGAGCTCGAGCTCCCGGCTGAGATCTACTACTGGTACATCGTCCACCCCAAAATCACCGACGAGCTCCCGCTCTATATAGACCCGGAGGCACCCTCGGGGAGCGCCAATGCCACTGCCCCCCCGCCCCGGGGGAAGTTCTGGCGGAGCTATATCTTCTTCAGCGCCGACCCCGAGTATCCGCCCGACCCGCCCACGGACGCCAACGGGGACGGAGTTCCGGATTATCACTACCCCAAGACCATCAAGCCGCCCCGGCTCGCCGACATGCTCTCCGGCATCAGGTACCTCTGGAACTGCACCTCCTATGCCTCCCCACCGGGCTTCGACGACTCGGGCCTCAACAACTACCGTCCGCTGGATTGGGGGGACCACGCGATCGAGCGCGTGAGCAACTGGGTCTCGAAGACCCTGCCGCTCAACGAGAGGGAGAGCGGGGATGGAGAGAGGCCGATTCAGCCAGTGAGAATCTTCCACCACCACAACGGCAACTGCGGGGAGCTTCAGGACCTCACCGTGGCGGCGGCTAGGGCCGCGCTGATTCCAGCGGCTGGGGTCAACCTCCTCGGCGAGGACCATGTGTGGATAGAGTTCTACGAGAGGGGCTGGCACCAGTGGGACAACTACTGGAGCGACTCCGGTTCCGTCATTGACAATTTCATGAACTACTGGGAGGGTTGGGGGAGGAGGGGCGGCTCGGGAATATTCAAGTGGAGGGGAGACGACCACTGCTTCGAGGTCACAGAACAATACATTCCACCGCCCTCGCAGTCAATTGTGACCGTTTCAGTGAGGGACCCGCTCGGCTACCCCGTGGATGGTGCCCGGGTATTCATGATGAGCCACTGGCTCGCGGAGCAGGCGATTCCCGTCGAGGGCATCAGCTTCCCCTTCCCCGCGATCTGGAACTACACCGACACAGAGGGAAGAGCGACATTCGTGCTCGCCGCAAACAACTTCACCATCAATGTCCTCAGCAAACTAGGTACTGGGGGGCGGGAGAAGACCTATATTGGTGAGGGGCTGAACTACACCTTCAACATCACCCTGCCAGGCCGCCTCCCGTGGCCTCGCCCCCTCGCGGTTTCCGGCCCGGGGGAGGGCGAGGGACTCCGGCTCGAGTTCGAGTTCGAGGTGTTCGCCGGCGAGCAGAGGCCGCCAAACCCAGAGGTCGGGACGAGCTCGGTCCAGCCAATCCAGACGGGACTGAGCATTGACCTTCTCATAGTCAACAGGAGCAACCTCGAGCTCTACCTCTCGGGTCTAGATTTCGAGGCTGCGAAGCACGTTCTGAATCAGAAAAGCTTCAGCTGGACGGTCAGTCTATTGTCCGCGGAGGAGTGGTATTTAGTTCTGGCGAGCGAGGACACTCTCGAGACCGCCAAGACGGTACGAATTCGGGTGACAGTCGAGTCTGTGCCGCCCGCCCCATTCGTCACAATAGACTACCCCGTGCCCGGATGTGTCTACGACACCAGTCGCCCCCTCCCGGTCTCCGGCCGGCTCTCGCAGGGGGCGGGTCTGCGGGCCCTCAGGCTCTCCATAGACGATGGACCAGCCATCAACGTCACACCCGGAGCGGACCTCCGGAACGGAACTTGGCGTTTCGACGCGGACCTGTCCGGTGTGCCGGCGGGCCCTCACGAGCTCTGCGCCACTATAGAGGACGTTCTCGGCCGGGTCAACAGCAGCAGGGTTGTGGCAGAGCTGGACCGCGAGCCGCCGTGCGCCAGCATCGAGAGGCCGGCGCAGGGTCAGGTGTTCGACATGAGCTCAGCAATAGTGCTGGCGGGGAGGGCGGTGGATGACCTCCGGGTCTCGTGTCTGCTCATGTCCCTAGACCGAAACCCCGTCGTGGATATCACCTCCTCCCTCAACGGCTCCCTCTGGGAGGTCTTGATTCCCGCGGGTGGCCTCGAGGGCGGCACCCACGCAATCAGGGTCACGGCGCTGGACGAGACGGGGAAGTCCGGGAGCGCGGGGGTTGAGTTTACAGTGGTGGACAGAATTCCCCCGGAGCTGCGAATTCTCCAACCAGCTGAGCTCGAGGAGCTCGAGCTCGGGAGCGAGGTGGTACTGAAGGGGGAGGCGCGGGATGTCTCTGGAATTAAGGTTCTGACGCTCGAAATCGCCGGTGCCAGGGTGGACCTCGGGGGCGCCCTGCGCGGCGGGGAGTGGTCGTATGTCTGGAACAGTTCGGAGGCTGAGGGACCGGGAGAGGTCGCTCTCAAGGTGAGCGCCGTGGACGGCGCGGGCAACTCAGCCTCTGTGTCGAGGGTCTTCCTCCTCGCGGACCGTGTCTCCCCGGAGGTTTGCATAACCTCTCCACGTTCCGGTTCCTTCCTGAGGATCGGGGAGGAAATCAACATTACGGGAGTGGCCTCCGACGCACAGGGCGTGGCGAGGCTCGAGGTTCGCGTCGGCGAGCTGGGCTGGAGGAGCATTCTAGGTTCTCTCCGTGGCGGGGTCTTCAGGCACACCATCGAGACCTCCGGCCTGCCAGAGGGCAGGTGCAACATCACAGTCAGGGCCTTCGATGCCTCCGGGAACGCCGGGATCGCGCAGACTCATGTCTGGCTCGAGAGGCCCGCCGGAGCCCGCCCCGCGGGCCGGGAAGGCTGGAAATTCATCCCCGGGACGGGCGCACCACTGCTCCTCGCGGCGCTGGCCGCAATATGTCTGGCCCGGGCTATGGCGGGGGGTCGGAAGATGGATGTGGTGGCTGGCCCGGGTTTCGGCAAGGGAGAGGGGTGGAAGTGA
- a CDS encoding kelch repeat-containing protein: MFGRVARGARVGGALRVFPIVSILVLASLPLPDASRSSSAASTLIESAATDFGNGTMENLTILDGRAQLELMGTAVWRQLQPGSSPEARIQHSIATVPGTDKVLLFGGSGAGGYLNDTWLFDLSDCCWTRLAPPAAPRARRAAGLAPFDGTDLLLLFGGETSYGVSGYTWLFNMSEGNWTRLTPAASPPARSHHSLATIHGTDRVLLFGGWNGNACLNDTWVFDLSEGNWTQLSPPESPAPRDTFSLAPVWGDDRVVLFGGSVGGLPANDTWVYDASENTWSQRSPPLSPPARLGSVMAQIPGEDRLVLFGGYENRRDTWIYDVEDNEWLQRDSNPRPSARHDHALAALSGMKKAILFGGQSAGTYRSDTWLLNLTGFCPQGCLTSASIDAGGPSLFQTIGWKGSFPQGTAIRFQLRTAPTEAGLRERPFIGPDGTEGTYYESSGQSLWTGHDGDRWFQYRALLSTNTPELSPLLEEVRVGYDRWPDAPLLISPAEEGWACAGFLFSWEFRDGDGGLQGGYRFQVDESPGFDSIEYDSGNVESRECACAPVLPDGRYYWRVRTRDPEGVWGPFSEPRAVRVDRVPPELVIVAPLGPQVNTTSFTLYGTASDALSGLERVEFRVDDGEWRPASGTANWRAELNLTPGIHRILVRAVDVAGNNYTVPVEYLVNRPPTVRLLSPAEGARFNTSDEILLSLEAEDPDGDLLTIVWLDGSVPLGSGPQLSCHLSEGNHTVLATISDGRGHNITLSANISVFSVFPVPKIRILSPKNREELTCGTVLVSFAVENFTFSGAAGGPHIRFNHCGSPDEDWYSTDPIVIPNLSNGQHIIRVWLVDTEGRRLENSEAYAEVNITVNDPRPDLAIKLQDISLHPSRPRAGDSVVVGYRVYNWGGSAAPPFNVSLYIDDLLKGNRSHLELGKGMNTTGKLKWRAEEGNFTLKLLVDPLNSIDERSEINNMVTLELSVGPAAPAARESGLWALAAALVLALAAGGAGAYGVWRRRAGARGARGGGGAGGLAPLSEPFTIDDIFLIYRDGRLVQHTTRRLVHGDDSSEIMASMLTVIQDFVKDALSRGEEVQLGSVEYGGRKILLERSKHLVLAAVVSGPEPDGLRAEMAQTLRNIEGEYSALLPFWDGDLGLLAGTKKFLNELSAFRAAELEELERRSEPGAPEQLRVLSEVEFYQGFARLKVAVKNEGDTLVADVALDLHFDEKNLRLDRIEPHYPVSGKRVLLGNIGPKEKKTVAYYLDPQICTESAVDGVVTYRDAKGGFHTMPLKRRMVTVVCPILYTDQNINTAMLRRMVSEELDQRDSKIFLVPPRFPIAEAFAMGKRVVEGYDVRLVREFFEKQPWRAEAWYYGKTKGRDASIVVRVSARDDTRTLEFFVASKSKLAVTGLLAELRAGLVKKQKEEMPARAGMEQVLDPAVRDKLFGDGSLLERQNE; encoded by the coding sequence GTGTTTGGAAGGGTGGCTCGCGGGGCACGGGTGGGCGGAGCGCTCAGAGTTTTCCCAATCGTGTCCATCCTCGTTCTGGCCTCGCTCCCCCTGCCAGACGCCAGCCGCAGCTCCTCCGCGGCCTCGACTCTCATCGAGTCCGCCGCCACCGACTTCGGGAACGGCACCATGGAGAACCTGACCATCCTCGACGGCCGGGCCCAGCTCGAGTTGATGGGGACAGCGGTCTGGAGGCAGCTCCAGCCCGGCTCGAGCCCGGAGGCGCGCATCCAGCACTCGATTGCAACGGTGCCCGGCACCGATAAGGTCCTGCTCTTCGGCGGCTCGGGCGCGGGCGGCTACCTGAACGACACATGGCTCTTCGACCTGAGCGACTGCTGCTGGACCCGGCTCGCCCCGCCCGCCGCTCCGAGGGCCCGCCGGGCCGCGGGCCTCGCCCCGTTCGACGGCACGGACCTGCTCCTCCTCTTCGGGGGAGAGACCTCCTACGGCGTCTCCGGCTACACCTGGCTCTTCAACATGAGCGAGGGCAACTGGACCCGACTCACCCCAGCGGCCTCGCCCCCGGCCCGGAGCCACCACTCCCTCGCCACCATCCACGGAACCGACCGCGTCCTCCTCTTCGGCGGCTGGAACGGGAACGCTTGTCTTAACGACACGTGGGTCTTCGACCTGAGCGAGGGGAACTGGACCCAGCTCTCCCCGCCCGAGAGCCCGGCGCCAAGAGACACATTCTCCCTCGCCCCCGTCTGGGGGGACGACAGAGTGGTTCTCTTCGGGGGCTCTGTCGGCGGCCTCCCCGCCAACGACACATGGGTCTACGACGCCAGCGAGAACACATGGTCCCAGAGGTCGCCCCCGCTGAGCCCCCCGGCCCGCTTGGGCAGCGTCATGGCCCAGATTCCGGGCGAGGACAGGCTGGTGCTCTTCGGCGGCTACGAGAACCGGCGGGACACGTGGATTTACGATGTCGAAGACAATGAATGGCTCCAGAGGGACTCGAACCCGCGCCCCAGCGCGAGGCACGACCACGCCCTCGCCGCGCTCTCTGGAATGAAGAAAGCAATCCTCTTCGGGGGCCAGAGCGCCGGCACCTACAGGAGCGACACCTGGCTCCTCAACCTGACGGGCTTCTGCCCGCAGGGCTGCCTGACCTCAGCATCCATAGACGCGGGCGGCCCCTCGCTCTTCCAGACCATCGGCTGGAAGGGCTCCTTTCCCCAAGGCACGGCGATAAGATTCCAGCTCAGGACCGCCCCGACAGAGGCCGGTCTGAGGGAGAGACCATTCATTGGCCCTGACGGGACGGAGGGCACATACTACGAATCATCCGGCCAGAGCCTCTGGACCGGCCATGACGGCGACAGGTGGTTCCAGTACCGGGCTCTCCTGAGCACGAACACCCCTGAGCTCTCGCCCCTGCTCGAAGAGGTCAGGGTCGGCTACGACAGATGGCCAGACGCCCCCCTCCTCATCTCGCCTGCTGAAGAAGGCTGGGCGTGCGCGGGCTTCCTTTTTTCGTGGGAGTTCAGGGACGGCGACGGCGGGCTACAGGGCGGCTACCGCTTCCAGGTCGACGAATCCCCCGGCTTTGATTCAATAGAATACGACAGTGGAAACGTTGAGTCCCGGGAGTGCGCCTGCGCCCCCGTGCTCCCGGACGGCCGCTACTACTGGCGCGTCCGGACGAGGGACCCGGAGGGCGTGTGGGGACCTTTCAGCGAGCCCCGGGCGGTCAGGGTGGACCGCGTCCCACCCGAGCTGGTGATTGTGGCCCCCCTGGGCCCGCAGGTCAACACCACCAGCTTCACCCTCTACGGAACCGCCTCAGACGCCCTCTCAGGCCTCGAGCGCGTCGAGTTCAGAGTAGACGACGGGGAGTGGCGCCCCGCCAGCGGCACCGCCAACTGGAGGGCAGAGCTCAACCTCACCCCAGGCATCCACAGAATTCTCGTCAGGGCAGTGGACGTCGCGGGCAACAACTACACGGTTCCGGTGGAGTATCTGGTCAACCGCCCGCCGACGGTCAGGCTCCTCTCGCCCGCGGAGGGGGCGAGGTTCAACACGAGCGACGAGATTCTCCTCTCGCTCGAGGCCGAAGACCCCGACGGCGACCTCCTGACCATCGTCTGGCTCGACGGCTCCGTTCCTCTTGGTAGTGGGCCCCAGCTCTCCTGCCATCTCTCCGAGGGCAACCACACAGTTCTTGCCACAATTTCGGACGGCCGGGGGCACAACATCACTCTATCCGCGAACATCAGCGTATTCAGCGTCTTCCCCGTCCCGAAAATCAGAATTCTCTCCCCAAAAAATCGAGAGGAGCTGACCTGCGGGACGGTGCTCGTGAGCTTCGCTGTGGAGAACTTCACCTTCTCCGGCGCCGCTGGCGGCCCCCACATCCGGTTCAACCACTGCGGCTCTCCCGACGAGGACTGGTACTCCACCGACCCCATCGTCATCCCCAACCTATCAAACGGCCAGCACATCATCAGGGTCTGGCTCGTGGACACAGAGGGGAGGCGGCTGGAGAATTCGGAGGCATATGCCGAGGTCAACATCACCGTCAACGACCCGCGCCCGGACCTCGCAATCAAGCTACAGGACATCTCCCTCCATCCCTCCAGACCGAGGGCCGGAGACAGCGTCGTGGTCGGCTACAGGGTCTACAACTGGGGAGGGTCGGCGGCTCCGCCGTTCAATGTGAGCCTTTACATAGACGATCTCCTGAAGGGGAACCGCTCCCATCTCGAGCTCGGAAAGGGGATGAACACCACCGGAAAACTGAAATGGAGGGCAGAAGAGGGGAACTTCACCCTGAAGCTGCTTGTTGACCCCCTCAACTCGATAGACGAGCGCAGCGAGATTAACAATATGGTCACGCTGGAGCTCAGCGTCGGGCCGGCCGCCCCCGCCGCCCGCGAATCCGGTCTCTGGGCCCTCGCCGCCGCCCTTGTTCTTGCGCTCGCGGCGGGAGGCGCCGGAGCTTACGGGGTCTGGAGGAGGAGGGCCGGTGCGAGAGGTGCGAGGGGCGGCGGAGGGGCGGGCGGCCTTGCTCCGCTGAGCGAGCCCTTCACGATAGACGACATATTCCTGATATACCGGGACGGCAGGCTTGTCCAGCACACCACCCGCAGGCTGGTCCACGGCGACGACAGCAGCGAGATAATGGCCTCGATGCTGACGGTGATTCAGGACTTTGTAAAGGACGCTCTCTCGAGGGGCGAGGAGGTCCAGCTCGGCTCCGTCGAGTACGGGGGAAGGAAGATATTGCTCGAGCGGAGCAAGCACCTGGTTCTGGCAGCGGTGGTCTCCGGGCCCGAGCCCGACGGGCTGAGGGCGGAAATGGCCCAGACCCTGCGGAATATAGAAGGCGAATACAGCGCCCTCCTGCCATTCTGGGACGGGGACCTGGGCCTCCTCGCAGGAACTAAGAAGTTCCTGAACGAGCTCAGTGCCTTCAGGGCGGCGGAGTTGGAGGAGCTCGAGAGGAGGTCGGAGCCCGGTGCCCCGGAGCAGCTCAGGGTCCTCTCGGAGGTCGAGTTCTACCAGGGCTTCGCGAGACTGAAGGTCGCGGTGAAGAACGAGGGCGACACTCTCGTCGCCGACGTAGCCCTCGACCTCCACTTCGATGAGAAGAATCTCCGGCTGGACAGAATCGAGCCACACTATCCTGTGAGCGGAAAGAGGGTTCTGCTGGGCAACATCGGGCCGAAGGAGAAGAAGACGGTGGCCTACTATTTGGACCCGCAGATATGCACCGAGTCCGCCGTGGACGGAGTGGTCACCTACAGGGACGCGAAAGGCGGCTTCCATACGATGCCCCTGAAAAGGAGGATGGTGACGGTCGTCTGTCCGATTCTCTACACCGACCAGAACATCAACACCGCGATGCTCAGAAGGATGGTCTCGGAGGAGCTGGACCAAAGGGACAGCAAGATATTCCTCGTCCCTCCCCGCTTCCCGATCGCGGAAGCCTTCGCGATGGGCAAGAGGGTCGTGGAAGGATACGACGTCCGGCTGGTCAGGGAGTTCTTCGAGAAGCAGCCCTGGAGGGCGGAGGCCTGGTACTACGGAAAGACGAAGGGGCGGGACGCCTCCATCGTGGTCAGGGTTTCCGCGAGGGACGACACCCGCACCCTCGAGTTCTTCGTGGCGAGCAAGAGCAAGCTGGCTGTCACGGGCCTTCTGGCGGAGCTCAGGGCCGGTCTCGTGAAGAAGCAGAAGGAGGAGATGCCCGCGAGGGCCGGCATGGAGCAGGTGCTCGACCCGGCGGTTCGCGACAAGCTCTTCGGCGACGGCTCGCTGCTGGAGCGGCAGAACGAGTGA
- a CDS encoding S8 family peptidase, with protein MNGVRAFVCLGAAFLIVASGLAGLAGARDEEKARVIVLFKEKVDRKLIEDNNGEVLDTLTIIPAAVAKMGKDDIKALKKSDKIKAVEEDAEASICGDAKDEAKGNEKPQPPPQPNETTPWGVDRIDADLAWSNSTGSGVKVAILDTGIDRDHPDLKDNIKGGVNIINSRKSYEDDNGHGTHCAGIIAAVKNKIGVVGVAHSASIYAVKVLNSQGNGFYSDIIKGIQWCINNGIQVISMSLGGSTDSSALKAACDAAKSAGIVLVAAAGNDGGSILYPAAYESVIAVGAVGQNNDGSLYRPDWSNYGDALDLVAPGVDIYSTYKGDTYKTLSGTSMACPHVSGTAALVLATTIPDEYDSSDNNDKWDPDEVQNCLQDTADKLGETQPNIYFGHGLVDAEEAVTGIQS; from the coding sequence ATGAACGGAGTGCGCGCATTTGTCTGTCTGGGAGCAGCGTTTCTGATTGTCGCGTCCGGGCTCGCGGGGCTCGCGGGCGCGAGGGACGAGGAGAAGGCGAGGGTGATTGTCCTCTTCAAGGAGAAGGTGGACAGGAAGCTCATCGAGGACAACAATGGAGAGGTGCTCGACACCCTCACAATCATCCCGGCCGCGGTCGCGAAGATGGGGAAGGACGACATTAAGGCGCTGAAGAAGAGCGACAAAATCAAGGCTGTGGAGGAGGACGCGGAGGCCTCGATATGCGGGGACGCAAAGGACGAGGCGAAGGGCAATGAAAAGCCCCAGCCGCCCCCCCAGCCCAATGAAACGACACCATGGGGCGTTGACAGAATAGACGCGGATTTGGCCTGGAGCAATTCAACTGGCTCCGGCGTCAAGGTCGCGATTCTGGACACGGGAATCGACCGCGATCACCCCGACCTGAAGGACAATATCAAGGGAGGGGTGAACATCATCAACTCGAGGAAGAGCTACGAGGACGACAACGGCCACGGGACCCACTGCGCGGGAATAATCGCGGCCGTGAAGAATAAAATCGGCGTCGTTGGTGTTGCCCACTCGGCCTCGATTTACGCGGTCAAGGTCCTGAACAGTCAGGGGAACGGTTTCTACTCCGACATTATAAAAGGAATTCAGTGGTGCATTAATAACGGCATTCAGGTAATATCTATGAGCCTCGGGGGCTCGACAGATTCGTCCGCCCTCAAGGCCGCCTGCGACGCCGCAAAGAGCGCTGGAATCGTTCTGGTGGCGGCGGCGGGGAACGATGGAGGAAGCATCCTTTATCCCGCGGCGTATGAGTCTGTAATCGCAGTCGGAGCCGTGGGTCAAAATAATGACGGGAGTCTCTACAGGCCTGACTGGTCCAATTACGGCGACGCACTTGACCTCGTCGCGCCGGGCGTGGACATCTACTCCACCTACAAGGGCGACACCTACAAGACCCTCAGCGGCACCAGCATGGCGTGCCCGCACGTGAGCGGCACTGCGGCTCTGGTGCTTGCGACGACAATTCCTGATGAATATGACAGTAGTGACAATAATGATAAGTGGGACCCCGACGAGGTTCAGAACTGCCTCCAGGATACGGCGGACAAACTCGGTGAAACGCAGCCAAATATTTACTTCGGCCACGGGCTTGTAGACGCAGAGGAGGCCGTGACGGGAATCCAGAGCTGA
- a CDS encoding thioredoxin family protein gives MGFRRSERGGGAHPGPRARKPARARRTGPRPPVSSYLLRRALHSVSSITEPVGLFFFGSTKCPSASLEGVKLWQELASANSMIMLRVYDETSDAAKCKELGVSLFPATLIAGRNRGTMRFYGVPSGYSFQALAEAIDAASSGLPGLSPAAQERLGAIKRPLRLRVFVNSASPLCARLSSLALRLAVGSDFVHTEVFSITDFPEIAEMYRVDSTPRTVVNGRTEIRGAPPEAEFVEELLGAQVPRTDGYA, from the coding sequence ATGGGCTTCCGCAGAAGCGAGAGGGGAGGAGGGGCGCACCCGGGTCCCCGTGCCAGAAAGCCCGCCCGGGCGCGCCGGACGGGCCCGCGGCCGCCCGTGTCGAGCTATCTCCTCAGGAGGGCTCTACACTCCGTCTCCTCAATCACCGAGCCCGTCGGTCTCTTTTTCTTCGGAAGCACCAAGTGCCCCTCGGCGTCTCTGGAGGGCGTGAAGCTCTGGCAGGAGCTCGCCTCGGCCAACTCGATGATAATGCTCAGGGTCTACGACGAGACCAGCGATGCCGCGAAGTGCAAAGAGCTCGGGGTCTCCCTTTTTCCTGCGACGCTCATTGCGGGGAGGAACAGGGGGACCATGCGTTTTTATGGAGTCCCCTCCGGCTACTCATTTCAGGCGCTCGCCGAGGCCATAGATGCCGCATCCTCGGGGCTACCGGGCCTCTCCCCGGCCGCGCAGGAGCGCCTTGGAGCGATAAAAAGGCCTTTGAGGCTTAGGGTCTTCGTGAACAGCGCCTCGCCCCTATGCGCGCGCCTCTCCTCCCTCGCGCTCAGGCTGGCGGTCGGGAGCGATTTCGTCCACACGGAGGTCTTCAGCATCACGGATTTCCCCGAGATAGCCGAAATGTACCGAGTGGACTCAACGCCCAGGACAGTCGTGAACGGGAGGACCGAAATCCGGGGGGCGCCGCCCGAGGCTGAGTTCGTCGAGGAGCTGCTGGGAGCGCAGGTTCCGCGCACCGATGGCTACGCCTGA